The Constrictibacter sp. MBR-5 sequence TCGCACTGGTCGAGGCTCGCGACACCGGCGGCGCGCAGGAAGCCCTCGACCGCCTTCTCCGGCGCGCCGACCTTCGGTCCCTTACGCTCCTCGGTCGTGTCGGGCTGGCGGCCCGGCAGGCCGTCGACGACGACGGCGAGTCGCCGCGGCGTCACGAAGGCGCGTGCGGTGTCGAAGGCGAGCCCGGCACCGGCCAGACGCTCGGTCAGCAGCCGCCTGAAATCCTCCGCGGCGCGCGCCTGCATCCGCGCCGGGATTTCCTCGGTCAGGACCTCGATCAGCAGTTCGGCCATCGTCTCAGCCCGCCTCGGCGAGATGGCCGCGTGCCTTCAGCCAGGCCTCGGCACAGCCGCGCGCCAGCGCCCGCACCCGGCCGATATAGGCGGCTCGCTCGGTCACGCTGATCACCCCGCGGGCGTCGAGAAGGTTGAAGGTGTGGCTCGCCTGGATGCACTGGTCGTAGGCCGGCAGCGGCAGGCCGGCGCCGATCAGCGCGGCGCACTCCTTCTCCGCATCGCCGAAATGCCGGAACAGCAGTTCCGTGTCGGCCTTCTCGAAATTGTAGGTGGAGAACTCGCGCTCGGCCTGTTTGAACACGTCGCCATAGGTCAGGCCGTGGCCGTTGAAGTCCAGGTCGTAGACGTTCTCGACGCCCTGGACGTACATCGCCAGACGCTCCAGCCCGTAGGTGATTTCGCCGGAGACGGGGTTGCAGTCGAAGCCGCCGACCTGCTGGAAATAGGTGAACTGCGTCACCTCCATCCCGTCGCACCAGACCTCCCAGCCGAGGCCCCAGGCGCCCAGCGTCGGGCTCTCCCAGTCATCCTCGACGAAGCGGATGTCGTGGTCGCGATGGTCCAGGCCGATGGCTGCCAGCGAACCGAGATACCGGTCCAGGATGTCGGCCGGGGCCGGCTTCATGATCACCTGGAACTGGTAATAGTGCTGCAGCCGGTTCGGGTTCTCGCCGTAGCGGCCGTCGGTCGGCCGGCGCGACGGCTGTACATAGGCCGCCGCCCAGCTTTCCGGGCCGAGCGCCCGCAGGGTCGTCGCCGGGTGGAAGGTGCCGGCACCGACGGACATGTCGTAGGGCTGCAGGATGGCGCATCCCTGCCCCGACCAATAGGTCTGGAGCTTCAGGATCAGCTCCTGGAAGCTGTTGCCCTCACCACTGCCGCTGGGCGCACGCGCCATGCTCTCGAACCCGTCTGAACGACCCGTCCCGAAGTGCGGCGCACCATAGCGATGCGCCTCGGGAGCGACAAGTCGAACGGCCGGAGCGCGAGGGTCGGGACACGGGAGCCGGAGCGTCAGCCGTCCCGCCGGTCGGACGGGCGGCGCGGTTCGAAGGCGCCGGTGCGCGGGTTGCGCTCCAGGTCGACCACGCTCTCCGCCTCGGTGCTTTCCCGGACGCGGCGTCGCCGCTGCGCGTCCAGCCGCCCATCCTGCAGCGCACGGAACAGACGGAATCCGTACAGGACAGCGACGATCAGGATCGCCAGCAGGACCAGCTTGCCCAGGCTCAACCCCATGCGACGTCGCCTTCCCGGCCGTGCAGCACCATGCGCGGCGTCATAGTCCGAACCGGCCCCACAGCGCCCGCTCTTCGGCGGCGGCGACCAGCGCGTCCGCCAGGCCCCTGGCACCGTCCGGGCCGACCGGGATCCGCAGCGAGGTGCCCGGCCGGTTGAACATCCGCTGCAGCATCGGCCGCCGTTCGCCGACCACGCGCAGCCGCACCCGCTCGCCGTAGCGCGCGCGCATCACCGAGCGCAGTTCGCCGAAGCCGTCGATCAGTCCCAGTTCGAGGGCGCGCCGGCCGGTCCAGAACTCGCCGGTGAACAGCGCCTCGTCGTCGGCCTTCAGTCGCATGCCACGGCGGTCGCGCACCATCCGGTTGAAGGTCTCGTGCATGTCGGCCAGCAGCGTCTTCAGGCGCGCCACCTCCTCCGGCTGCTCCGGCTGGAAGGGGTCGAGCTGCGCCTTGCGCTCGCCCGACGTGTAGAGCCGGCGTTCGATCCCCAGCCGCTCCATCAGCGCCTGAAAGCCGAACCCGGAAGCCACGACGCCGATCGAGCCGATGATCGAGGCCTCGTGCGCCAGGATCTCGTCGGCGGCACAGGCGAGCCAGTAGCCGCCCGACGCCGCGACGTCCTCGACGAAGGCGACGACCGGCACGTTGTGCTCCAGCGACAGCGAGCGGATCCGCGTCGCGATCAGCGCCGACTGGACGGCGGAGCCGCCCGGCGAATTGATGACGACGGCGACCGCGCTGAGGTTGCGCAGCTTGAACGCCACGTCGAGCACCGCCGCCAGTCGCGTCAGCGACAGCCCCTGCCGGTATCCGCCGACGTCGCCGATCATCCCGGTCAGGCGCACGACCGCCACGACCGGTGCCGCCGGCCGGCGCAGTCCCCTGAACCAGTCGCTCATCTTCCATCGCGGTGCCATGAAGCGAGACTAGTGGCGGCGACAGCCGATTCCAATCCCGCGAAGGCCTACAAAGGGAGCGGAGCGGCGTCGCGCAGGACGGCCTCCGCCTCCAGCGTGAACGCGCCGCCGGCACCGTGCAGCACCAGCCCAGGCAGAAGCCGCGCTCGCGCCCGGCTGCCGCGGCGGCCCTGGACGATCAGGCGTTTGGCCGGTTTGCCCTGTCGGGGCCACAGCGGCAGGATCGCGATGCCGCCCATGCCCGCGCCGACCATCGCCGCGATCAGTTCGTCGCAGCGGTCGGCGCGATGGACGACGGTCACGGTGCCGCCCGAACGCACCCAGAGGCCGCAGGCGCGTACCCAGGCGGCCAGCGGCACCGTCCCCTCCTGGCGCGCCGGGCGGCCGCGGGCGGTCGCCGGCGTGCCGCGGCCCGCCGGCATGAACGGCGGATTGGTCAGCACATGCTCGAACGACGCGCGCCCCAGGCCGCAGGGGGCATCGGCGACGTCCGCCTCGTGCACCGCGAAAGGAGGGGGGATCGGCTGGGCGGCGGCCGCGAGGGCCGCATTCTCCCGGGCGAGGGCCGCCGTCGCCGGCTCCGCCTCGAGAAGCGTCAGGTGAAGTCCGGGCACGCGTGCCGCCAGGCAGAGCCCCGCGGCCCCGGGGCCGGCCCCCACGTCCAGGACACGGTCGCCCGTCCCCGCGGGCACCGCCGCGGCCAGCAGGACGGGATCGATCGCCGCCCGGTAGCCCGCGACCGGCTGCCGCAGCCGGACGCGGCCGCCGAGCAGCCTGTTCTCGGAAACGGCGCCCGCCGTCGCGTCCGGCCGATGGTCGCCGCTCAATGGATGCCGTCCTCGCGCGCCTGGTCGAAAAACCGCTGCGCCGCCTCGAAATCCTCGGCGAGCACCATGACGCGCCGCGGGATCGCGCCGATGCTGCCCTCGATCACGCTGGTATGGGCGTCGAGAACGACCGCCTCGATCCCTTCGGCCCGCAGGGCGGCGACCAGCCAGGAGAGGAAGACGACGTCGTTGCTCCGCGTCAGTTCGCGCATCCGGCCTCCCTGTCGGCGGAGGTCTCGCTTGACCCGCGGGCACCCGCGCCTATGCTCGCCGTCACGGGTGCACGCGTCAACTAGGCAGGACTCATTGGCCGTCGCGGCGAAAACTGACCACGACGCGCGGGAAGCGTCGCTAAACGCGCTGGACGCATTGCGGGCGCAACTGGACGGCGAGATGGCGAAGGTGAACGCCCTCATCGTCGAACGGATGCACAGTCCGGTCGCGCTCATCCCGCAACTCGCCGGCCACATCGTCGCGGCCGGCGGCAAACGGCTGCGCCCGATGCTGACCCTGGCGTCGGCCCGGCTCTGCGGCTACGCGGGCGAGCACCATCTCGGGCTGGCCGCGTGCGTCGAGTTCATCCACACCGCCACGCTGCTGCACGACGACGTCGTCGACGAGAGCGACCTCCGGCGGGGCATGCCGACCGCCAATGCGCTGTGGAGCAACCAGGCGAGCGTGCTCGTCGGCGACTTCCTGTTCAGCCGCGCCTTCCAGCTGATGGTGTCGGCACAGTCGCTGGAAGTGCTGCGGATCCTCGCCCAGGCATCGGCGACGATCGCCGAAGGCGAGATCTTCCAGCTGACCACCGCGAACCACCCCGAGACATCGGAAGCGGACTATATGGAGGTCATCCGGGGCAAGACGGCCGCGCTGTTCGCCGCCGCCACGCGGATCGGCGCCGTCATCGCCGACCGCCCCGCCGCCGACGCCGAAGCGCTCGACTCCTACGGCCTCCACCTCGGATTGGCGTTCCAGCTCGTCGACGACGTGCTGGACTATGCCGCCCCCCAGGCGACCCTGGGCAAGACGATCGGCGACGATTTCCGCGAGGGCAAGGTCACGCTGCCGGTGATCCTCGCCTACCAGCGCGGCGACGCCGACGAGCGCGCCTTCTGGGAGCGCACGATCACGCGGCTCGAACAGAGCGACGACGATCTGGCGCATGCGACCGCGCTGATGCGGCGGCACCGGACGATCGAGGAGACGCTCGAGCGGGCACGCGGTCACGCGGCGCAGGCGAACGCGGCCATCGGCCGTTTCCCGGCCTCTCCGATGCGCAAGATGCTGACCGACGTCGCCGACTTCTGCGTCGAACGCGCCTTCTGATCCTGCCGCCGCGCCCGGCGCCTTTCGGGCCGGGCCGGCACCGGCCCTCCCGCATCCCGCTGCGCTCCCGACCGCGAGACCGGGCTTCCGATCCCGGCCCGCGCAGTTGCTTGGCCGCCTCCCTCTGCCTATTCTGCGACGCCACGCATCCTCAGAAGATGCAGGCGAAGGCGGAGCCGGACCAAATCCGGCCCGTGAAGAAAAAAACTCAGGGAGGTAAGGCTCATGCGGCTTCAGCATTATTTCGCGACGGCATCATTACTTGCAGCGTGCCTCGTCGGCACAGCCGCTCATGCGGCAGAGAAAGTCTCCTGGAACTGGTCGGTGCACGGCCCGTCGCGCGCCTTCACCAAGGGCATGGAGCGGATCGCCGAGATCGCGGCGGAAAAGAGCGGCGGCGACTTCGCCATCAAGATCCACTACGCCGAAGCGGTGTCGCCGGCCAAGGAAGTCCTCGACAGCATCAAGATCGGTGCGATCGAGGGCGGGATCATGTGCATCTCCTACGCGCCCGGAAAGGCGCCGCTCAATGGCGTCCTCGACCTGCCGTTCCTGCCGTTCGGGAACCTGGAGATCCAGAAGCAGGTCCACGAGGCCGTCTACAAGCACCCGGCGATCGCCAAGGAACTGCAGCAGTGGGACTCGATCCCGTTCTTCTCCGCGCTGCTGCCCCAGTACGAGTTCATGGGCTCCGGCAAGGCCCCCAAGGAACTGGCAGACTGGAAGGGGATGCGCGTGCGCGCCCTGGCCGGCCTGGGCGAGGCGATGAAGACGCTCGGCGCCGTGCCGACCACCGTCCCCTCGCCCGAAATCTACACCGCGCTGGAGCGCGGCACCTTCCAGGCGGCGTCCCTGCCGTTCAGCTATGCGCACGCGACCTACAAGCTCCAAGAGGTCTCGCGCTGGTACACCTACGGCATGGCGCCGGGCAGCATCAATTGCCCTCTCCTGCTCAGCCGCACCGCCTTCGACAAGCTGCCGGCCGCCTACAGGACGCTGCTGATCGACGCCAAGGCCGACGCCTATGCCGCGATGATCGCGGCCTACAAGGCGGCGGACGACAAGAACATCCCGATGTTCGTCGCGGCCGGCCTGGAGCGCATCACCTATGCGCCGGATGTCCGGACACAGTTCGAGGCCCGGGCCGCCAAGCCGGTGTGGGAC is a genomic window containing:
- a CDS encoding glycine--tRNA ligase subunit alpha, which produces MARAPSGSGEGNSFQELILKLQTYWSGQGCAILQPYDMSVGAGTFHPATTLRALGPESWAAAYVQPSRRPTDGRYGENPNRLQHYYQFQVIMKPAPADILDRYLGSLAAIGLDHRDHDIRFVEDDWESPTLGAWGLGWEVWCDGMEVTQFTYFQQVGGFDCNPVSGEITYGLERLAMYVQGVENVYDLDFNGHGLTYGDVFKQAEREFSTYNFEKADTELLFRHFGDAEKECAALIGAGLPLPAYDQCIQASHTFNLLDARGVISVTERAAYIGRVRALARGCAEAWLKARGHLAEAG
- a CDS encoding S49 family peptidase, whose translation is MSDWFRGLRRPAAPVVAVVRLTGMIGDVGGYRQGLSLTRLAAVLDVAFKLRNLSAVAVVINSPGGSAVQSALIATRIRSLSLEHNVPVVAFVEDVAASGGYWLACAADEILAHEASIIGSIGVVASGFGFQALMERLGIERRLYTSGERKAQLDPFQPEQPEEVARLKTLLADMHETFNRMVRDRRGMRLKADDEALFTGEFWTGRRALELGLIDGFGELRSVMRARYGERVRLRVVGERRPMLQRMFNRPGTSLRIPVGPDGARGLADALVAAAEERALWGRFGL
- a CDS encoding methyltransferase, translating into MSGDHRPDATAGAVSENRLLGGRVRLRQPVAGYRAAIDPVLLAAAVPAGTGDRVLDVGAGPGAAGLCLAARVPGLHLTLLEAEPATAALARENAALAAAAQPIPPPFAVHEADVADAPCGLGRASFEHVLTNPPFMPAGRGTPATARGRPARQEGTVPLAAWVRACGLWVRSGGTVTVVHRADRCDELIAAMVGAGMGGIAILPLWPRQGKPAKRLIVQGRRGSRARARLLPGLVLHGAGGAFTLEAEAVLRDAAPLPL
- a CDS encoding DUF2007 domain-containing protein yields the protein MRELTRSNDVVFLSWLVAALRAEGIEAVVLDAHTSVIEGSIGAIPRRVMVLAEDFEAAQRFFDQAREDGIH
- a CDS encoding polyprenyl synthetase family protein yields the protein MAKVNALIVERMHSPVALIPQLAGHIVAAGGKRLRPMLTLASARLCGYAGEHHLGLAACVEFIHTATLLHDDVVDESDLRRGMPTANALWSNQASVLVGDFLFSRAFQLMVSAQSLEVLRILAQASATIAEGEIFQLTTANHPETSEADYMEVIRGKTAALFAAATRIGAVIADRPAADAEALDSYGLHLGLAFQLVDDVLDYAAPQATLGKTIGDDFREGKVTLPVILAYQRGDADERAFWERTITRLEQSDDDLAHATALMRRHRTIEETLERARGHAAQANAAIGRFPASPMRKMLTDVADFCVERAF
- the dctP gene encoding TRAP transporter substrate-binding protein DctP, producing MRLQHYFATASLLAACLVGTAAHAAEKVSWNWSVHGPSRAFTKGMERIAEIAAEKSGGDFAIKIHYAEAVSPAKEVLDSIKIGAIEGGIMCISYAPGKAPLNGVLDLPFLPFGNLEIQKQVHEAVYKHPAIAKELQQWDSIPFFSALLPQYEFMGSGKAPKELADWKGMRVRALAGLGEAMKTLGAVPTTVPSPEIYTALERGTFQAASLPFSYAHATYKLQEVSRWYTYGMAPGSINCPLLLSRTAFDKLPAAYRTLLIDAKADAYAAMIAAYKAADDKNIPMFVAAGLERITYAPDVRTQFEARAAKPVWDQWVADMAKRGLPGKEVLDVVLAEAKKAGS